The Coffea arabica cultivar ET-39 chromosome 3c, Coffea Arabica ET-39 HiFi, whole genome shotgun sequence genome contains a region encoding:
- the LOC140037586 gene encoding uncharacterized protein — MEALRRWFGKSRSKDKPKPAKRKETVNGKEGSKLVASEEAPSNATKQKAAAAKQYIEKHYKEQMKNLQERRERRHVLERKLADADVTEEEQSNLLKYLEKKETEYMRLQRHKMGSDDFEPLTMIGKGAFGEVRICREKTTGNVYAMKKLKKSEMLRRGQVEHVKAERNLLAEVDSNCIVKLYCSFQDEEYLYLIMEYLPGGDMMTLLMRKDTLTEDEARFYVGETVLAIESIHKHNYIHRDIKPDNLLLDRNGHMKLSDFGLCKPLDCSNLQEKDFSVGNNYSGALQSDGRPAAPKRTQQEQLLHWQRNRRMLAYSTVGTPDYIAPEVLLKKGYGMECDWWSLGAIMYEMLVGFPPFYSDEPMSTCRKIVNWRTYLKFPEEVKLSPEAKDLICKLLCNVEQRLGTKGADEIKAHPWFRGIEWDKLYQMKAAFIPEVNDELDTQNFEKFEEGDSQVATSAKSGPWRKMLSSKDVNFMGYTYKNFEIVNDHEVPGIAELKKKSTKPKRPTVKSLFNEESDASSNQSAQGSFLNLLPRQLEVSKRGEP, encoded by the exons ATGGAGGCTCTGAGGCGATGGTTTGGAAAATCCCGATCAAAGGATAAGCCAAAGCCAGCAAAGAGGAAGGAAACAGTTAATGGGAAAGAAGGATCAAAACTGGTTGCAAGTGAGGAGGCGCCCTCAAATGCTACCAAGCAGAAGGCTGCAGCTGCTAAGCAGTATATAGAGAAGCATTACAAGGAGCAGATGAAGAATCTTCAGGAGCGGAGGGAGAG ACGTCATGTCCTTGAAAGGAAATTGGCTGATGCTGACGTCACTGAGGAAGAACAAAGTAACCTATTAAAGTACCTGGAGAAAAAGGAGACAGAATATATGCGCCTTCAGAGGCACAAAATGGGTTCTGATGATTTTGAGCCATTGACGATGATAGGGAAGGGTGCTTTTGGGGAG GTTAGGATCTGCAGGGAAAAGACCACAGGCAATGTATATGCTATGAAAAAACTAAAGAAGTCGGAAATGCTTCGTAGAGGCCAG GTTGAACATGTGAAAGCAGAAAGAAATCTTCTGGCTGAAGTTGACAGCAATTGCATcgtcaaactttattgttcttTCCAAGATGAAGAGTATCTTTATCTTATTATGGAATATTTACCTGGTGGAGATATGATGACTTTGCTTATGAGAAAGGATACGCTGACTGAAGATGAGGCCAGGTTTTATGTTGGGGAAACAGTCCTTGCAATTGAATCCATCCACAAACACAATTATATTCATAG AGATATCAAGCCTGATAACTTGCTCCTAGATCGTAATGGGCATATGAAATTGTCTGATTTTGGGCTATGTAAGCCGTTAGACTGTAGTAACCTTCAGGAGAAGGATTTTTCAGTTGGGAATAATTACAGTGGTGCTTTGCAAAGTGATGGGCGACCAGCAGCACCAAAGCGAACTCAGCAAGAGCAGCTGTTGCATTGGCAAAGGAACAGGAGGATGCTT GCCTACTCAACTGTTGGTACGCCTGATTATATTGCTCCAGAAGTGTTGTTGAAGAAGGGCTATGGAATGGAATGTGACTG GTGGTCTCTTGGTGCTATTATGTATGAGATGCTTGTTGGTTTTCCCCCTTTCTATTCGGATGAACCTATGTCTACTTGTAGGAAG ATAGTCAACTGGAGAACGTATCTAAAATttcctgaagaggtaaaactaTCCCCGGAAGCGAAAGATCTTATCTGTAAGCTATTATGCAATGTGGAACAAAGGCTTGGAACGAAAGGCGCTGATGAAATAAAG GCTCACCCATGGTTCCGAGGTATTGAGTGGGACAAGTTGTACCAAATGAAAGCAGCATTTATTCCAGAAGTTAACGATGAGTTGGATACCCAAAATTTCGAGAAGTTTGAAGAG GGTGATAGTCAAGTTGCTACATCAGCCAAATCTGGTCCATGGAGGAAG ATGCTCTCATCAAAGGATGTCAACTTTATGGGTTACACATACAAAAACTTCGAAATTGTCAACGATCATGAAGTTCCTGGAATTG cTGAACTGAAGAAGAAGAGCACTAAGCCTAAGAGACCCACTGTCAAATCCCTCTTCA ATGAGGAATCAGATGCTTCTTCAAATCAGTCTGCTCAAGGAAGCTTTCTGAATCTATTACCTCGGCAATTAGAAGTTTCGAAACGGGGGGAACCATGA
- the LOC140037587 gene encoding uncharacterized protein At4g14342, producing MQASDRFNINSQLEHLQAKYVGTGHADLNRFEWAVNIQRDSYASYIGHYPMLAYFAIAENESVGRERYNFMQKMLLPCGLPPEREDD from the exons ATGCAG GCGAGCGACAGGTTTAATATAAACTCACAGTTAGAGCATTTGCAAGCTAAGTATGTGGGCACTGGCCACGCCGACTTGAACAGATT TGAGTGGGCAGTGAACATTCAGCGGGATAGTTATGCATCGTATATTGGGCACTACCCAATGCTAGCTTATTTTGCAATTGCAGAGAACGAGTCAGTTGGTAGAGAACGCTATAATTTCATGCAG AAAATGCTTTTGCCCTGCGGTCTTCCACCTgagagagaagatgattga
- the LOC140037589 gene encoding putative pentatricopeptide repeat-containing protein At3g23330 — MSTCYQKSLRAFLEQESVIKTKHQAKELHARLIRTMAPVSAILNSKIISIYSNFNLLQDSLTLFNTIDSPQPTKAWKSIIKCYASSGLFLNSLTSFNEMRSVGRIPDRNVFPSVLKSCVQLRDLRLGESVHGCVMRLGLDCDLYTGNALMNMYAKLQLPKAQQPFDEFPERKKQVGSFRNSWMAINHPDEVNVHLISGVGLKDMTEKPIEMEALGMDTVRKVFQTMPIRDVVSWNTIIQGNVHGGRYKEALGMLREMGNSDLKPDSFTLSTVLPIFSKNVDLKKGKEIHGFAIRHGFDGDGFIGSSLIDMYANCTRVEDSYKLFSLLPQCDAVSWNSIIAACVQNGRFDEGLELFRQMLRADIEPLGHSFSIIMPACAHLTTLTLGKQLHAYIIRTGNDENLYVASSLVDMYAKCGNIKNARWIFDNMEIQDSVSWTDMIMGYAMHGHYDAISLFEEMQMAGVQSNSVVFVAVLTACSHAGLVNEAWKYFSTMTQNHGIAPGLEHYAALADLLGRAGRLQEAYDFISSMHIKPTGSVWSALLSACRVHRNFEMADKVAKEIFKIDPEYTGAYALLLNMYGAAGSWKEAQKIRITMRRKGMKKKPACSWIEVKNKVHAFVAGDKSHPFYGQIDEALQDILERIENEGYVPDTSEIPHDVDEEQKRYAVSTHSERLAIAFGIISSPAGTTIRVTKNLRVCVDCHTAIKFISKTMGREIIVRDNIRFHHFKDGNCSCGDYW, encoded by the coding sequence ATGAGTACTTGCTATCAAAAATCTCTGAGGGCTTTCCTCGAACAGGAATCAGTAATCAAGACAAAGCACCAAGCAAAAGAACTCCATGCACGACTCATCAGAACAATGGCGCCAGTATCAGCAATTCTCAACTCTAAGATCATCTCCATTTACTCCAACTTTAACCTTTTACAAGATTCTTTAACTCTTTTCAACACTATTGATTCACCACAGCCCACAAAGGCCTGGAAATCCATCATTAAATGCTATGCTTCAAGCGGGCTTTTCTTGAACTCCTTAACTTCTTTTAATGAAATGAGGTCTGTCGGAAGAATCCCAGATAGAAATGTGTTCCCTTCTGTGTTAAAATCTTGTGTGCAATTGAGGGATCTAAGGCTTGGTGAGAGTGTTCATGGCTGTGTTATGAGGCTTGGCTTGGATTGTGATCTTTATACTGGGAATGCATTGATGAATATGTATGCCAAGTTGCAGCTTCCAAAGGCCCAACAGCCGTTTGATGAATTTCCTGAAAGAAAGAAGCAGGTTGGTAGCTTTAGGAATAGTTGGATGGCAATTAATCATCCAGATGAGGTTAATGTACATTTAATAAGTGGAGTTGGGTTGAAAGATATGACTGAAAAGCCTATAGAGATGGAAGCTTTAGGAATGGATACAGTAAGGAAAGTTTTCCAAACGATGCCAATAAGAGATGTTGTTTCATGGAATACGATTATTCAGGGAAATGTTCATGGTGGGCGCTATAAGGAAGCTTTAGGAATGTTAAGAGAAATGGGAAATTCTGACTTGAAGCCTGATTCATTTACTTTGTCTACTGTGCTTCCTATCTTTTCTAAGAATGTTGATCTCAAGAAGGGAAAGGAGATCCATGGCTTTGCAATTAGACATGGGTTCGATGGAGATGGTTTCATTGGGAGCAGTTTGATTGATATGTATGCAAATTGTACCAGGGTGGAGGATTCATATAAATTGTTTAGTTTGTTACCTCAGTGTGATGCTGTTTCTTGGAACTCAATTATAGCAGCATGTGTACAAAATGGTAGGTTTGATGAAGGCTTGGAATTGTTCAGGCAGATGTTAAGGGCTGATATTGAGCCTCTGGGACATTCATTTTCGATAATAATGCCAGCTTGTGCTCATTTGACAACCCTAACTTTGGGGAAGCAGCTTCATGCATACATAATTAGGACAGGGAATGATGAGAATTTATATGTAGCTAGCTCACTGGTCGACATGTATGCTAAATGTGGGAACATAAAAAATGCTCGGTGGATTTTTGATAACATGGAAATACAAGATTCAGTTTCCTGGACAGACATGATTATGGGGTATGCAATGCATGGGCATTATGATGCCATCTCATTGTTTGAGGAAATGCAGATGGCAGGAGTGCAGTCTAATTCTGTGGTCTTTGTTGCTGTTTTGACTGCTTGTAGCCATGCTGGATTGGTCAATGAAGCTTGGAAATATTTCAGCACTATGACTCAAAATCATGGGATTGCTCCTGGACTGGAACATTATGCTGCGCTTGCTGATCTTCTTGGTCGAGCAGGAAGACTACAGGAAGCTTATGACTTCATCTCTAGCATGCATATAAAACCAACAGGGAGTGTTTGGTCTGCACTATTGTCTGCTTGCCGAGTTCACAGAAATTTTGAAATGGCTGATAAGGTGGCTAAAGAAATATTTAAGATTGATCCTGAGTACACAGGTGCTTATGCTCTCTTGTTAAATATGTATGGTGCTGCTGGGAGTTGGAAAGAGGCACAAAAAATAAGAATCACCATGAGACGAAAAGGCATGAAGAAGAAACCAGCTTGCAGCTGGATTGAAGTTAAGAACAAAGTACATGCTTTTGTGGCAGGAGATAAATCTCACCCATTTTATGGTCAGATAGATGAGGCTCTGCAAGATATTTTAGAGCGAATAGAGAACGAAGGTTATGTGCCTGACACAAGTGAGATTCCACATGATGTTGATGAAGAGCAAAAGAGGTATGCTGTGAGCACTCATAGTGAAAGGCTAGCAATAGCATTTGGTATTATTAGCTCTCCTGCTGGGACAACCATTCGTGTGACAAAGAATCTTCGTGTATGTGTGGACTGCCATACAGCAATAAAGTTCATATCAAAGACTATGGGTAGGGAGATTATTGTCAGAGACAACATTCGTTTTCATCATTTCAAGGATGGTAATTGTTCATGTGGAGATTATTGGTGA
- the LOC113734304 gene encoding casein kinase 1-like protein 11, whose amino-acid sequence MDHVIGGKFKLGRKIGSGSFGELYLGVNVQTGEEVGVKLEPLKTKHPQLHYESKLYMLLQGGTGVPHLKWFGVEGEYSAMVIDLLGPSLEDLFNYCNRKFTLKTVLMLADQLINRVEYMHSRGFLHRDIKPDNFLMGLGRKANQVYIIDYGLAKKYRDLQTHKHIPYRENKNLTGTARYASVNTHIGVEQSRRDDLESLGYVLMYFLRGSLPWQGLKAGTKKQKYDKISEKKMLTPIEVLCKSHPSEFISYFHYCRSLRFDDKPDYSYLKRLFRDLFIREGYQFDYVFDWTVLKYPQIASSSRAVKNPVRQEVRDKYESFGRRNSSGAGLHGDPLRHRASEDVPSSKEVLTDSERGRVARTGSTSKRAVASSSRPNSSSEPNENRPGRLGSSGTGRLSTTQRLQPGFESKSSSFTRVAALRGGRDDTLRSFELLTIGSGKRK is encoded by the exons ATGGATCATGTGATTGGTGGAAAGTTTAAGCTTGGCAGGAAGATTGGCAGTGGATCATTTGGGGAGCTATATTTGG GAGTAAACGTACAAACTGGAGAAGAAGTTGGTGTAAAACTT GAACCACTTAAAACTAAGCATCCTCAACTTCACTATGAATCAAAGTTGTATATGCTTCTTCAGGGAGGAA CTGGGGTTCCCCATCTGAAATGGTTTGGCGTTGAAGGAGAATACAGTGCCATGGTCATCGACCTTCTTGGCCCAAGCTTAGAGGACTTATTTAACTACTGCAATCGAAAGTTCACATTGAAAACCGTTTTAATGCTTGCAGATCAGCTA ATTAATAGAGTTGAATACATGCATTCTAGAGGTTTTCTTCACCGTGATATCAAGCCTGACAACTTCTTAATGGGTTTAGGGCGCAAAGCAAATCAG GTCTACATCATTGACTATGGTCTTGCCAAAAAGTATAGAGATCTtcaaacacataaacacataccATACAG gGAAAACAAAAATCTTACTGGCACAGCTCGTTATGCGAGTGTTAACACCCATATTGGAGTTG AGCAGAGTAGAAGGGATGATTTGGAGTCTCTTGGCTATGTGCTTATGTATTTCCTCAGGGGAAG CCTTCCCTGGCAGGGGTTGAAAGCTGGAACTAAGAAGCAGAAATATGACAAAATTAGCGAAAAAAAGATGCTTACACCAATTGAG GTGCTCTGCAAATCTCATCCATCTGAATTCATATCATACTTCCATTACTGTCGATCGCTGCGGTTTGATGACAAACCAGATTATTCATACCTGAAAAGACTTTTCCGGGACCTATTTATTCGAGAAG GTTATCAGTTTGACTATGTTTTTGACTGGACCGTGTTGAAGTACCCACAGATTGCCTCTAGTTCAAGAGCAGTAAAGAACCCAG TGAGACAGGAGGTTCGGGATAAATACGAGTCATTTGGCAGAAGGAATAGTTCTGGTGCTGGCTTGCATGGGGATCCCCTGAGGCACAGAGCTTCTGAGGACGTGCCATCGTCCAAGGAGGTG CTGACAGATTCTGAAAGAGGGCGTGTAGCTCGAACTGGTAGCACTTCAAAGAGGGCTGTAGCCTCAAGCAGCAGACCAAACTCGTCTAGTGAACCTAATGAAAATCGTCCTGGCCGGCTGGGATCCTCGGGCACAGGTCGCCTATCTACAACCCAAAGACTGCAACCTGGATTTGAGTCCAAGTCATCATCTTTCACTCGAGTTGCAGCCTTGAGAGGTGGTCGTGATGATACTCTCCGTAGCTTTGAGCTGCTGACAATTGGCTCAGGCAAAAGGAAATGA
- the LOC113734305 gene encoding COP1-interacting protein 7, with protein MKSTTRLDSAVFHLTPTRTRCDLFIIANGKKEKIASGLLNPFLAHLKTARDQIEKGGYSIVLEPEPQTDASWFTKGTVERFVRFVSTPEILERVHTVESEILEIEEAITLQGSNDAGQKMVEDHEVKLLKANEGSKSSPDLNDEKAIVLYKPETTQAQTSGEYTQDGNSKVQLLKVLETRKQVLRKEQGMAFARAVAAGFDVDDMAPLASFAECFGASRLKDASSKFINLWKKKHETGQWVEIEATEALSGRSDFSAMNASGIVLSSMGNKQNDFNNESASENNEKSGVDINSGERPPMNHQPSFSQQDYFQGQFPHPMYPPWPMHSANGSMPMFPPYPVQGMPYYQAFPGGVPFYQPPYPPMEDTRVSASPKTRQKRQSMDDRDDNYESEISDMDTKSRLQEGGDLDKEGSQHLQSRKKDGRSGKKQSGVVVIRNINYITSEAMNSTGDGSESEADSESGIDDEDYQADNIGAYCTKTSRSSKRKGDHSKSKAEPIDNKEESIFEKDTDGGHWAAFQNFLLKGADEENHTSNEGMFAMENVGKARRRQNTVIDDPSGLVGRDSNEILDRRMTSVHEGNGYRPRIGRGSNDEGVLSRRGYNDARGLDDPMDMQYAETKGRRFISRTSNDDFMVGRREKLSELHNSSDPLAVNEFEHVNSELHGESSCGIRDESFIVPFRSMALNQAVPEGRTAIDMDSELPSSYQNSENLSSGIKKTVSYEPDDMSLIPERGTEKRSVGYDPALDYEMQVSKEGTATLNKGAKAALNKVKANTKKSEKTRSSKGTSGTLDKERTGGPIRKGKASKTSPLEDARARAERIRAFKADIQKMKKEKEEADLKRLEALKLDRQKRIAARCGSTSAGSTAPSLQIRKLPTKLSPISHRGSKFSDSEPGSSSPLQRSKVRTSLASNDSRKASKSSKLSEGGLFPGNRLTRSASSLSDPKKDSSGVTPESKTSMARIRRLSEPKTVGNHSLTSTKVQSAERVSKLKLSDEPDSTKMSAIMNLDKRKAATLPELKLKPSNVVNKKLLLPKETRNMDEAKPSATSGSSEFFVSNVTLSQHTEADDYPIVEKNVVLENDKPSLPVLNDSGAKIEISQFESPGMLDQSERVSNYAAIRAPPSPSNMVDEALIPGPLQRQSNSNEVNTSRVGESSKSLEVSAAEKPYHAPFARISSLEDPCTRNSDYGKAVPTSSGTTTAAKAYVVNEKSLQIETIPEALARVQVKESPKGLRKLLKFGKKSHSTAAGDQSLELDKATSNGFKPHNNASCTGSGEVHTLKNLISEDETPTSGNASQKSSRHLSLLSSFRSKTGEKKLTT; from the exons ATGAAGTCGACTACTAGGCTTGACTCGGCTGTATTTCACCTCACTCCTACTCGAACTAG GTGTGATTTGTTCATTATTGCAAATggaaagaaggagaaaattGCTTCAGGTTTATTAAATCCGTTTCTTGCCCACTTGAAGACTGCACGAGATCAGATTGAGAAGGGTGGTTATTCTATTGTGCTTGAACCAGAGCCGCAAACTGATGCATCATGGTTTACCAAGGGAACAGTGGAAAG GTTTGTTCGTTTTGTGAGCACTCCTGAGATCTTGGAAAGGGTGCATACTGTAGAGTCTGAGATCTTAGAGATTGAGGAAGCAATCACCCTCCAAGGAAGCAATGATGCAGGGCAGAAAATG gttGAAGACCACGAAGTGAAGCTTTTAAAAGCTAATGAAG GTTCCAAAAGCAGTCCAGACCTAAATGATGAGAAAGCAATTGTCTTATACAAG CCTGAGACAACTCAAGCTCAAACAAGCGGTGAATACACGCAGGATGGAAATTCAAA AGTCCAGCTTCTGAAAGTCCTAGAGACACGCAAACAAGTGCTGCGCAAAGAACAGGGTATGGCTTTTGCTCGTGCGGTGGCTGCTGGTTTTGATGTTGATGACATGGCACCACTTGCATCATTTGCTGAATGCTTTGGTGCTTCACGATTAAA GGAtgcgtcctcaaaattcattaatCTGTGGAAGAAAAAACATGAGACTGGGCAGTGGGTAGAAATTGAAGCAACTGAAGCATTGTCTGGCCGATCGGACTTTTCTGCCATGAATGCCTCTGGTATTGTGCTTTCCAGTATGGGTAACAAACAGAATGACTTCAATAATGAGTCAGCTTCCGAAAATAATGAGAAATCGGGTGTAGATATCAATTCGG GTGAAAGACCTCCAATGAATCACCAGCCTTCATTCAGTCAACAAGATTATTTTCAAGGCCAATTTCCGCATCCAATGTATCCACCTTGGCCTATGCATTCTGCAAATGGTTCCATGCCAATGTTTCCACCATATCCTGTGCAGGGGATGCCCTATTATCAGGCTTTTCCAGGTGGTGTTCCTTTTTACCAGCCACCTTATCCACCCATGGAGGATACTCGAGTCAGTGCTAGTCCTAAGACTAGACAGAAAAGGCAGTCTATGGATGATAGAGATGACAATTATGAATCTGAAATTTCGGACATGGACACCAAATCAAGGTTGCAGGAGGGTGGAGACTTGGATAAGGAAGGTTCACAGCATCTTCAATCACGGAAGAAAGATGGACGATCTGGTAAAAAGCAGTCAGGTGTTGTTGTCATCCGAAACATTAATTACATAACCTCTGAAGCAATGAACTCTACCGGCGATGGTTCAGAATCAGAAGCTGATTCTGAAAGTGGTATAGATGATGAAGATTATCAGGCTGACAATATTGGTGCATATTGTACCAAAACTTCAAGGTcatcaaaaagaaaaggggatcATTCCAAGTCAAAAGCTGAACCAATTGACAATAAAGAAGAGAGTATATTTGAAAAGGATACTGATGGTGGACACTGGGcagcatttcaaaattttctgttGAAAGGTGCTGATGAAGAAAATCATACTTCCAATGAAGGCATGTTTGCAATGGAAAATGTTGGCAAGGCACGAAGACGACAGAATACTGTTATTGATGATCCTTCGGGTCTTGTTGGGAGAGATTCAAATGAAATACTAGATAGGAGAATGACTTCAGTCCATGAAGGTAATGGATATAGACCTCGCATTGGCAGAGGATCAAATGATGAAGGTGTGCTTTCCAGAAGAGGATATAACGATGCAAGGGGACTCGATGATCCAATGGATATGCAATATGCAGAGACAAAAGGAAGAAGGTTCATCTCTAGGACTTCAAATGATGATTTTATGGTTGGCAGAAGAGAAAAGCTTTCAGAACTACACAATTCTTCAGATCCATTAGCAGTTAATGAATTTGAACATGTGAACAGTGAGTTGCATGGAGAGTCATCCTGTGGTATCAGAGATGAGTCTTTCATAGTACCATTCAGGTCAATGGCATTAAATCAAGCTGTACCAGAGGGAAGAACTGCTATTGATATGGATTCTGAGCTTCCATCTTCTTATCAAAATTCTGAGAACCTTTCTAGTGGTATTAAGAAAACAGTGAGCTATGAGCCAGATGACATGAGCCTGATACCAGAACGTGGCACAGAGAAAAGGTCTGTTGGATATGATCCTGCTTTGGATTATGAAATGCAGGTCTCCAAGGAAGGTACTGCTACACTGAATAAAGGTGCAAAGGCAGCTTTGAATAAGGTCAAGGCAAATACTAAAAAATCAGAGAAAACCCGGAGTTCTAAAGGTACTTCAGGAACTTTAGATAAGGAAAGGACTGGAGGACctataagaaaaggaaaagcatcAAAGACAAGTCCTTTAGAGGATGCACGGGCACGTGCTGAGAGGATACGAGCCTTCAAGGCTGATATccagaaaatgaagaaagagaag GAGGAGGCAGACTTAAAGCGGCTTGAAGCTTTAAAGTTGGATAGGCAGAAAAGGATTGCTGCAAGATGCGGCTCTACCTCTGCTGGTTCAACAGCACCATCACTGCAAATAAGAAAACTGCCAACCAAACTTTCTCCTATCTCCCATAGAGGATCCAAGTTCAGTGATTCAGAGCCTGGGTCATCATCACCTTTGCAGAGATCAAAAGTCAGAACGTCTCTTGCATCCAATGATTCTCGTAAAGCCTCCAAATCCAGTAAACTAAGTGAAGGCGGTCTCTTTCCTGGAAATAGATTGACAAGATCAGCCTCATCATTGTCTGACCCAAAGAAAGATAGCAGTGGGGTTACTCCTGAATCAAAGACTTCCATGGCCCGGATTAGAAGATTATCGGAGCCAAAAACTGTTGGCAACCATTCTTTAACTTCAACAAAGGTACAAAGTGCTGAGAGagtatcaaagctgaaattatCTGATGAGCCTGACAGCACAAAAATGTCTGCTATTATGAACCTTGACAAAAGAAAGGCTGCAACTCTTCCTGAACTTAAGCTGAAGCCGTCCAATGTTGTCAACAAGAAGTTGCTACTTCCTAAGGAAACAAGGAACATGGATGAGGCCAAGCCTTCAGCAACTTCTGGAAGTTCTGAGTTTTTTGTGAGCAATGTCACATTATCTCAGCATACAGAAGCAGATGATTACCCAATTGTCGAGAAAAATGTTGTTCTTGAAAATGACAAGCCTTCTCTTCCTGTTCTAAATGATTCTGGAGCAAAAATTGAGATTTCTCAGTTTGAAAGTCCTGGCATGCTGGATCAATCTGAAAGAGTATCCAATTATGCTGCAATACGTGCACCACCATCCCCCAGCAACATGGTTGATGAAGCTCTCATACCTGGCCCACTGCAAAGGCAATCCAATTCTAATGAG GTGAACACCAGTCGTGTGGGGGAATCATCCAAAAGTTTGGAAGTTAGTGCTGCTGAAAAACCTTACCATGCCCCTTTTGCTCGAATCTCCTCTTTGGAAGACCCTTGTACTCGAAATTCTGATTATGGTAAAGCAGTCCCGACAAGCTCAGGAACAACTACAGCTGCTAAAGCTTATGTGGTTAATGAAAAATCACTACAAATTGAGACCATTCCAGAAGCTTTAGCAAGAGTTCAAGTAAAAGAGTCACCAAAAGGGCTTAGAAAGCTTTTGAAGTTTGGAAAGAAGAGCCATAGTACAGCTGCAGGCGATCAAAGCCTCGAATTAGATAAAGCGACTAGCAATGGTTTTAAGCCACACAATAATGCTTCATGCACTGGGTCTGGTGAAG TTCATACGTTAAAGAATCTAATTTCGGAAGACGAAACTCCTACATCGGGCAATGCTTCCCAGAAAT CTTCTCGCCATCTCTCTTTGTTGTCGTCATTTCGTAGCAAGACAGGTGAAAAGAAGTTGACAACATGA